The following proteins are encoded in a genomic region of Cyclonatronum proteinivorum:
- a CDS encoding LOG family protein, whose translation MAAHYSKKQIPDQYSDKSPRDKDLWGVFKVMGEFVEGYERMTEIGPCVSIFGSARLGPDSPYYAQTVTLAEMLTEVGFGVITGGGPGLMEAGNKGAQQGRGKSVGLTIRLPFEEASNPYVDPAYHIDFNYFFARKVMFVKYAQGFVVFPGGFGTLDELFESLTLIQTGKIAPFPIVLMGTAFWQGLTEWLRETLLTIGTISSTDMGLFRLTDDPKEAVDHIICFYKDHKIAPNF comes from the coding sequence ATGGCCGCACACTATTCAAAAAAACAAATCCCGGATCAGTACAGCGACAAAAGCCCGCGCGACAAAGATCTCTGGGGCGTATTCAAAGTAATGGGCGAATTCGTTGAAGGCTACGAGCGCATGACCGAAATCGGCCCCTGCGTCTCCATTTTCGGATCCGCGCGTCTGGGTCCCGACAGCCCCTACTACGCCCAAACCGTAACCCTTGCGGAAATGCTGACGGAAGTCGGTTTTGGCGTCATCACCGGCGGCGGTCCCGGCCTGATGGAAGCCGGCAACAAGGGCGCGCAACAGGGCCGGGGCAAATCCGTGGGCCTCACCATCCGCCTGCCTTTCGAAGAAGCGTCCAACCCTTATGTAGACCCCGCCTACCACATTGATTTCAACTATTTCTTTGCCCGCAAGGTCATGTTTGTGAAGTATGCACAGGGCTTTGTGGTCTTCCCCGGCGGCTTTGGTACCCTCGACGAGCTCTTCGAAAGCCTCACCCTCATACAAACCGGAAAAATTGCGCCCTTCCCCATTGTGCTCATGGGCACCGCTTTCTGGCAGGGGCTAACGGAGTGGCTCCGGGAAACCCTTCTTACCATAGGAACCATTAGTTCTACCGATATGGGTTTATTCCGTTTAACAGACGATCCTAAAGAAGCCGTAGATCACATTATCTGCTTTTACAAGGACCACAAAATAGCTCCTAACTTTTGA